One Arachis hypogaea cultivar Tifrunner chromosome 2, arahy.Tifrunner.gnm2.J5K5, whole genome shotgun sequence genomic window, ACGaacagatacaacaaaaaagtcatttgaAGGAGCTTCGCCCCAGATGACTTGATCttaatcagaaatgacattggagtCAATAAATCTGGAGAGGGAAAGCTCGCTGCCAATTGGAAGGGACCACACAAGATtagtgaggtcttaggaaaaggttattacaaAGTGACCAACTTAAACGGCACCGAGCTACCTAGGTCGTGgaatgcttgtaatatgaaaaggtactatagttaaaagcgaactctactccctgatgtactcttttccccaACTTCATGGTTTTTTCCCAAAAGAAAAGGGTTTTTTCGGAAGgggggttttaatgaggcatcatagtagaagACTAAGGGGTCATAGATAGACAAACAACCTTAGTAGCAGTAAAGTACCTtcacaaataaataaagatcttttacaagatctcttataaattccttctcgctttctttctttctacgaaacgcgccgacttaagctcgacaaagcgtgaaaatcccatgaaccaacCTAGATGGTCGTTaagataaaacgacgaggtacaagtcagtgtaaagaggttataaaagtcgatcatgataaactcggaAATTATCTGATTAACAAGTCGGGTAATACCGAGAAACAAAgaaatgcatcgcaaaaataacctaagttataaaaactcaataaattaaaaaattgagtataaggaataccaaaaaaatattagaaaacctATAGAAGGCACTAAGGAAAAGACTGCCCCAAGCCTTcaagaaaaatttgagaaaaaacttAGAAGAAGGGACAGCCAGCCAAGAAAAAAGGTTTTTAAAACAAGGATCAAAAAGGTTTTTTTCGAAACCTAAACAAAAAGGCATGCACACAACCAACAAAGATAACCTAAAccattatccaaaaaagggtattttttaaatattttgtttacggccataAAAGGCCAAGAAAATGTCAGCAGAATACCACcacagaataaaaataaaatagtttaaaaaagaggggacccacaggccgggacCCCATATAGCCATTCTTTCTTTTCAGTTAGGAAGGACGTCACCACCAGAGCCAGGGAGAGCAGTCGGAGCACCACCAGAGTCAGGAAGAGAAATGTCCATAGGAGATGGAGTGGAAGTTTCAGGAGCCTTCAAAGAACTTGGTACATCTTCTGGTCAGAGAGGGGATTCTATTATCCTCTGGCCCCGAGTTTTTAACTCGGACTCAGACACAGGCCGGGGAGGAGAGACAATAGCCCCGTCAATTACGACCTTATCAGGATCCAAAGGGCAGAGATCCAGGTTGGGAGCAATAACCCCTACCTGCTCCTTAAAGACCCTCCACGCCTCCTCGAATCCCTCAGTAATGGAGTCCTCCAGATCTGCATAAGCATCCCGAGCTCTTACCAAATCTTTTTAAACCTCCACAAGGTCCTGGAACAAGCTCGAAAAGCTCTATTCCGCCTTCTCCTGCAGACCCTCTGCCATAGTGCACCGGCCCATCaacttctcctcctccttccggAGATtatccctctcctccttcaaccTGGTGACCTCCTCCTTCAGACTCTTCTTAGCCTCCTAATACAAAAGAATCCTCTCCTCTAGCTCTTCAACCCTCTGGGATGAACCCAAAGAGCTGAGGGGAGTCTTCTAAAAAATATCAAGGAACTTTGTGCACGCCCCTGCCGCCCTGATACTCTCCTGAGCCAGAATAGTAAGGTGGTTTCAAACAgaagcatcatccatacttatGCTAGTATGAGGATAGATATGCTTCCGAACAAACTGAGGCGCATCCACCTTGGCTTCACTTTCAAAAGAAGAGCTAGACTccaaagtcttgcgcttcttcttttcTGACTCAGGGGAAGATCGGGGAGGAGGGGATGGCAGAGAAAAGGCCAAGGAAGAAATAACAATAGGACGAGTGGGGGTCCCCAAATTGTGAGAAGAAGGGAGAGGGGAAGGAAGAGAAGAACCAGCTACTCTGGCGCCGCTGACTCTGGCGCGGGACCTCGCTTTGGCCTCTTGAACCCTCTGGTAAGACTCCCTAAAATTCTTCTTCGCTATTTCTGTAAAAACAATTAGGAAGCTAAAGTCAGTAAAACAAGTCGGGCGAAACAAGTCGTGCAAACATCAAGTCAAAAAATAtgataaacaaacaaaaagctaCCTAGTTGAGCCTGGACAAAGGTTGGAGACCCCTGGAGAAACGTTTTTGTATCCAGGTAGGGGGCTCTCCCCCATACTTCTTAGAGAAACCCCACAATAACCACCTCCACCTCATCCAAATCGTCCAGACTGTATTTTTCACAAGGAGAGGCCTCTCTCCAGTACAAGGGAAAGCGAGGAGAAAAAGtgtcatccagaaaaaaggggtggtgaccctctatagcttgaactttgaaaaagacatttttgaagtcatggaaggattcatcaaaaagggtaaaaactctccgaccttgtatggcccggaaagacacccactgctgtttgttattttgcccactgaagggcttagtcatatgaaagagataaaagaaaatcttcaaagaagtcagaaagtctaaagcatggctgataaattgataatttttcaaaaaactccaagagttggggtgaagctgggtaggaGCAACATGACAGTGGCATAAAACAGCTATCTCAAAAtcggaaaagggaagaaaaacgCCTAAGCGGGTAATCATGCTCTCGTACAtgtagaaaaaatgaggggctgcCTCAAAagccctcccaaaacaaacccggtcttccggacccgggGCAATCAGTTCATATTTCGGCTCATCCTCATCAAAAGTACAAAGCCTATGATGAGTGCGAAGGTTGGTGATGAAGTCAGTGTTAACAAGAGGTTCTTCCCCTAGAACCGTGACATCCACCCATTGAGCAAGGGTTTCTACAGAAGATATATTTTTTCCTAGAAAGGGATAGCAAAACCTacaaaggaaaaggaaaaaggaTCAAAAATAGGGTCTCTAAGGGTTCGAGGCAAATCTCTCAAACTAAGCAGAAAAATACTAAGACCAACATCCACACTCTACcaaacaaaacatgcaaatgaaaAACTCTATAAAGAAAGAGTAAGAAAAGAAACTGACCTTTTTCCTCGCGCGTAAAGGTGGAAGCAACAGCACTCGAAAAGGAAGGAGCTTTCTCCTTTCGAACAGTAAAGGGTGCAGgtagaaaaattttcaaaaatgaaacaaGCGAggagagggaaaagtatttataagCACGTTAGGGACATAAAGGTAAAACGACGCAGCCATTTAAGAGTTGCACTGTTACCAATGTAACCGCCCCCACGTATGAATGCTCAAACCTCTAAgagacgcgacgtttgattagacgcgacTATTGAGAATTTTTAAAACACGTCGGTTCCGAAAAATCACGTCGGCTACAGTCCCGAGTTATAATACTCGACCCCAACtcttaaaagaaattgggctcgagtaggggcactattcataccttGGCCCAACGCTAGGGCCCAGGTCCAAACGAAAGGCCCAACCCACAAGATTGAGCCTCACATTACACCGACCTTCCCCTGAGAAGTCGGTTCTCGCCACGACTTGCCCTAAGGAAATCGGAAACgaggattagctggcagataataactgcccctaaaatctctcaacccacttccaggagccatatctcaacttccctaagataaagggacggttatccaccttaaaaggtggaactactccaacggtggttattggttcaccgctataaatacactgacacccttcgggtatctctaagcccaatactctctagacctgctcacaccttTGCTGACTTAGACATCGGagtatctttgcaggtaccaccctccattcactcacgttcacaagtcggacggaggcccaaCGGTGCGAACCCATTCGAAGGCTTCCCtcttcagacgattgggccaactcAGCGAATCCAGCCTATTAATCTTTGGTTACCCATCATAACAACACTAATTCCTTCGTCCACCACAAGAATCAAAATCTATAACATTTTAGACATGGAGTAATCTTTTACACTCTAATAAATCAAAACTTAGAAAATTTATTAGTTTAGACTTATAATGTAATTAATTAGTTTGatatattatttgttatattttaactttttaagtACTAACTAGTCTAATTTGATTTGAAGTATGTTAAaagaaattgtaatttttttaataaaactatTTTCTAAAAGAAGCTGCTATCTTTTTCATAAAGAAGACTACCTAAATGAGATCGATATCTacaacaatatttaaaattttaaaatattttatatatactttttaatttttttaattatataaaatttatttatatatatttatttatatcttaATAAATTTATTCAGATCTGACaagtaaattattaaattattcttaAGTGTAAGTCTGACGTATTAAtaaatttagatttatcttataataataatactacataatcactaaatattattattttttattaatatttgattaataataatttacacttatatttaaaaaaaatttatacacaaaaaatatataatttatatctatatttatcaaaattttatatacataaattaatatagtttatatttatattttgtttagaatttgtatatataaattaataaaatttatttgttaaaaataatttaatatttacacCGATTAGATAATAACCAAAAATACTAAATATTATTGTTCCCAAAAATTTTCTACTTATAATATATTACGCCAAATCAAACACAGATTTAGATTCCTAATAGTCCACCTaacttatttctatttttatactTAAGATTTAAGTTTTTTTTCCGTTAAATTTTTTGAACATACtaagaatatataaaaaatcaaatcaatcatcaaattatatataagatatatattgaatatatataattttgcgTAAAGATGAGAAGACAAAAACTCAGGCCTTATTTAGGGGTAAAAGTGATGAAACACGTCAAATAACTGAGCACTGATATTGGTACGTCACCCTCAACTTGTATATAATAAGTAAGCATTATGAATAtgaatgtatgttgtgatatCTTCAttatattgttattgttgttgtggcgcagctgagttgttgttgttcatcATGGAGAGTAGAAGTAATTGGTACGAAAGGTCAAAGCCATTCATAGCTGTTACTTTTCTTCAGTTTGGATTTGCAGGCATGGATGTTCTATCCAAAGCTGCTATGAACAAAGGGATGAGCAACTACGTCCTCGTCGTCTATCGCCACCTCGTCGCCTTCTTCGCCATAGCTCCTTTTGCTCTTTTCCTTGACAAGTACTCATTCACCATTTTCAATATCTTaatattttctaataatttttatttcaagTTTGTCTTAATctgataatatttaaatattttcttttttttttaaacaggaAAGTGAGGCCTAAATTGACATTTTCAATCTTCATAAAGATAGTGGCACTCAGCATCCTAgagtaattttagtttaatttcctccATAAACAACacaatctttatttatttatttatttagattttagtTTCTCTCATGTAATATTATTAtcgatatttttatttgttaattattttgataacaGGCCAGTTATTGATCAGAACTTGTATTTTTTGGGGATGAAGTACACAACAGCAACTTTTGCTGCTGCCATGACCAACATGCTTCCTGCCATTACCTTCTTCATGGCTTGCATTCttaggtaattaaattaattaataaataagccTCTAGAGAATAGTTTTATTGGTTCGGAATTGAAGATTCCTTATTCTATATTAGCATGCTAATTAATGTTTGACATATGTCATGCCTAAAcatatactttttctaaaatcaATGAAACTTTAATTATTTGTTTGCATGGGAGAGATTCCAATGTTCCACCCATGAGTTTTTCAGATACTAAAACTAATTACACATAACTTTTGGTCTTGCTTGACAAGTTGATATAAAGGTTAAATCCAATAAATAACATTTCAGGCTTTCAGCTATCTATATTCTTTTTTCAGTTTTTGGTATGAATATTTCAGCTATCCCCAAATATGTATAATTCTCTCTATAGGGCTAAAGAGTTAATAAGTAGGTTATGCCTTTTCTATACAAGAAGGATATATATGGGAAATTAAATGATAACAAACGTACTAGCACATGACCTGTTATAAGAAATGGTGTATTAAtaggagaaataaataaataatgatctGATATTGAAACCCATTTTgggataaaaaaaaagattttgtgtgggaaaaaaaagaaaaagaaatagaccACATTAATGGGACCTATATTTTAGTGTATGAAAAAGATAGGAATACACAATTAAAATAGGTTCAAATAGCATTATTGCTAATGAGTGGGGTTGTTATTGCTTTTACTTGTGGGATTAATACTTATTTAAAAGTAAAAGTGGAaaccattttttttgtttgtttaaaatgtaatatatatttaaattacaatCAAAGACCCTAATAATCacattagaaatatttttggattcatTAGTCGTATAtagacattttattttttttaatgtatatatataattgataagAAGAATCTAAATAAACTATATATAGTGTTGAGCGAAATTTTTATAAATGTGCAAGGGTAAGAAGGTAAATAAAATAAACGTGTATTGATCCCTTTTTTTTAGGGAGATGGGTTCTTTATCTTCTACTACTTATTTGTATTTGTTTTTGGTGTGCTATTACTTCTTTGTACTTTTTGTGAAGGATGTCcctatttgtttttttaaaaaattcaaaatatctaattattatctttttttctgttttttctttaacaaacaagagaaatgttaggtaacatttttttttcttatttttactttgTATTTGAATTAATACTAGTTAATTTTCTATTCTTTTCATTACAAATATTAGTTTCCTTATATTCtccaagaaaaaaagaaaaaagaaaacatgaaccAACAaactccaaaaaaataaaataaaataaaatatgagacTGCTTTTCCCAAAAATTTCaagtgttttctatttttttttttcagtccAAATATGTAGTATTATATTTTAGTGGACCACCATCACTATGTCCAACTAAAGCTAAAGGCCATGTTGCATGGCACTTTTGCCCTCGTACTCGTACGGTCGTACCGGCCTCGGATACGCGTTGGGTACGCTTAAGTATATGTCTAAATaggtaattaacaaaataaaattttgttttacaTAACAAATATGCTTTAGGTATCTATTGGGTATGACTAGCTATATTTTTTCGTTCATTTAGTTTAAAATGATgtcattttgaataaattttatttatttttacttattttattttaaaataatttagatGTACAATTTAagacattaaattaattatttaaactatttaaatatttattttttaattgaagatctattaaatttgatgtaaaatatattttattaattaaaaaataccatttattttaaaaatttataaaatttacttatatatatatactgatgTACTCGTAcccttttatttctaaaattgtcATACCTCTTACACATATTCGTATCGACACTATATGTTTTATTGGCTTAGTTGTATGGACGAAATTGTCACTATATGTATGACATCTTTTAATGAATTATGTATGGTTGTGGCCAGACTAgagaagattaaaataaaaagtattcgTAGCATAGCAAAGGTGGTTGGAACTCTAGCAACAGTTTCTGGTGCCATGGTGATGACACTGTTGAAAGGGCCAATTATTGAGCTTTTTGGAAGACATGGAGGCAGTAACCACAATCTTCATCACGATGCTGATGAAAATACTCAACATGCAATAAAAGGGTTTATTATGATCACAATAGGCTGTTTTAGTTGGGCCTGTTTTGTGATCCTCCAAGTGAGTTAATTTTATCCACTCATTATTTATTAAcagtaatataaaatatgaatttaattttgatgtgttATCAGTGTGAAACAGTTTTAAATACACGTGCATCCAATTATGTAACATcatattagcaaaaataactaatttttatattaaatgcaTGAAATGTTATTCAGAAGAACGAATATAATTGGAGgactgtgtaaaatattttacattatctatacatcaaaattaaactcaatattCTCCATTCTTTTTATGTATAATAGtaataaatgaatttttttttgaggAATCCACTTTTTATGAAATTAGTAACAGAATTTCATTTCTTTGTGCAGACTATAACCCTTGAAGCCTACCCTGCTGAGCTCTCTCTTACAGCTTGGATATGCATTTTGGGAGCAGCTGAAGGTGCTGCAGTTGCTATGATTATGGAAAGAGCCAACCCTTCTGTTTGGTATCTGAAATGGGATATGAAATTGCTTGCTGTTGTCTACAGTGTAAGCCCATCCAACTAGaccactaataacaataataccCTTTGATTGttaaatgaattaaaatattATCCAATAATTTCAGTAGAGATTAAGAATTAACAAATCCAAGTAATCACATTTCTCATTCTAAAAGGAACTAATTGAGTTACAGGGCATAGTGTGTTCAGGACTGGCTTATTACATGCAAGGATTGGTGTTGAAAACAAGAGGCCCAGTCTTTGTAACAGCATTTAATCCCCTCTGCATGGTAATTGTTGCTATTATGGGCTCCCTCATTCTAGCAGAGAAACTATTTCTTGGCAGGTAATTACTAAAATCAAGTACTAATTAATCAAATGCCTAAGaggaataagataaaaaaatgtaTTCAGCTTGTATGGTACACAGGGCTAACTCACATTCCTATTCACAACAACCCCACATTGTTGAGAATGTTAGTTAGCAGTGTACAATTTAGAGTCCATTAGAAAGAATTCAATCGAAAGCAAGTAGCTGAATCTGGCAAATTTTACAGGTTGATTGGTGCCATTGTCATTGTTTTGGGCCTGTACCTTGTAGTGTGGGGTAAAAGCAAAGATTACAAGCCACCAAGTAATGAACCTGTATTGCCAGCTAAACAAGTTACAGAGGAAGCCAACACCAAAAAGGAACATTGTAATCACCACCACATTGCCATCAGTAATTTAAGAGCTGGAATCACAACACTAGAAGAACAAGCATGAGGAAAGTCTTACCAATTTTCATGTAAAATTGAACATATGGGGCAAAAGCAGCTGTGTATGTTTCTATTTGTTTGGTATTTCCATTGTGATCTACAGGAGTAGGTCTAACCGTATCTAAAGTCAGGAAGATAATTAACCGTATTTAACCGCATTATTAAGATCATGATATCAAAATATATTTCTCTTCATGAATTGTAATATACTGAATGCTCCTGCCACAGTACATTCAAATTTGTAAAATATATGTTCCACTTTGTTTGCAGATTTGCATTCTATTTTCCCCATTGATGATTTCCACTCAAATGgggaaaaaaatattcaaaacttaAGTTAGCTTTGCCATCAGCCAGAAAATATGTATTGAAACATAAAGCCTACGAACCCAACAAGGAGGGTTCTATCTTACAACACAAAATTGCTCCTTTATAACAGCTACTTCACTTCACCTTTTCCACAAATGCGCTGGAGTTCCCGAGCCGCAGCCAAAAAGGATTCTGTATAGGAGAAAGAAATACTTAAGTGATAATTGGACCATTGATGGAACATTCTGTTTCAACAAACCACatccaaaaatgtaaataatGAACACAGTTGTCACTGGTAAACATAAACTACCTTTCCAAATGCGGAAGGACTTCTGATTGATTGCTGAACCAGTTACTGTCTGAAGAACATCAAATAACATATTCTGTGGAGTGCTCCGGAGCTCTTGTACAACACCATATATAGTTTTCCCACTCTCAAAGTAAATATGATTATTGGGGTGTTTTGTCTTGCAACCAGCATGTCGTTCAAACTCATATGCATTAATAACCTTGAGAAAATGTAATATAAGTCAGATAAAACAATTTGGCTCAAAAAGGATTCTCCTCTATAAACAGGATTGAGGAATGGACAAACTCACCTTGGAAAAATTACAAGACTGGCAACTGCATAAATACCCAGCACCGTTTATAACTCCTCGAAGCTCCTTCTAACAAGCATAGGAAGAACCAGACATGTGATGACAGATAAGCTACTGTTAAAGATGAAGTCATGAATACTAAATTTTACCTCCCGCGACCAAGCCTTATACTTTACAGAGACACCATCAAGCATGCCAGTGGATAGCAAACTTCTGACATTTGAAGGGAAGTTGTTTGAAGTAGCTTTCTTAgacatttttatctcttcttttgtCTTGGAAACACTTTCAGTTTCAGATGCAGATGTCTGAGCTGTATTTAGAAGTAAATTAGAATTAGATCTGACAAACTCTTTCTCATTCACAGCTTCCAACTTCTGTGGAAGTGCTTGACCCGTCAACATGTCATAGTTGGAAATGAATAGGCCAGAGTGAGTTGGATCATCATCATCACAGCCACCAAAGGATATGATAGTGCTCTCCCCACTATTATAAGAATGTGAAACAAATGGCATGTTGTTTCCTCCCATGCCATATGGGTGTCCCGCTGATATGGTGCCATTTTCAACCTTGTCGAATAAGTAATCTCTTAACATAGAATTGTCATTGGCCTTATAAGCTTGAGCAATAGATGTCATGCTGCTATCCACCTTGCTAAATCCTTGGTCCATTGATATTGTATTACAAATATCTTTGTAAGTTTGATGGATAGATAAGCCATCCCCTCCCTTGTTATGAGATTGAACCACTGACATTAAATTGTTATCTGTCCTGCTGTACGGGTCATCCATTGATATTATATTAGCATCCCCTTTGGTATAAGCAAGATTCGTTGATATGGAATTATCATCAGCGCTGTATGCTTGAGGATTTAACACGGTGCTGCTGACTCCCTTATCATAGGGATTATTTTCAGGGACAGACATGACACTATGAGATTCCTTCActtcattaactttaatttttctaATTCCATCATAATTGAAAGCTAAACGAGGATCATCCAATGTACAGGACATAGATAAACCAAATGATGAACCACTCCCGAAGGGATTCATGCTATCCTTTCTCTCACCACCTGACTTATTGTCCATGCTAAGAGATGAAATATTTGCATCCCCATGATTGGTAGTAGCCGTATCTGGGTCAAACAATTGTGCAGTGAAATCATCGGTTAAGGATTGGAAACTTGAGGAATTCCCCCATGAAGAAAGATTGGAGTTAAGCATTCCTGACAGTAAATTGTTTGGGGGCACTACTGCCTGTTTCTTATTGGGAAATACATCCACTTCAGGACCATCCATGAACCATTGATGAGATCTCTTGGACTCAATTCTAGAAGATTCGTCACATGTCATGTCACCATCATTCAAACTTCCAGGATCCTTTGCCATCCAAAATGCTTGATTGGGGAAAGACTGTAAAGAAGTCCTTTTAGAAAGATgccgataataaaaaaaatgtagaaaactgCTAACCTAAAATATTGGCtacactaaatataaaataaactttaGTATGCATCTTATAAATAATAGGGAAAGAATTCATACAATAACAGTGCTATTAACAAACATGGAAAACAAAATAGTGATTGTTTGCTGCAAAAACTCCAATTTCTAGTACTCTATGGGCTCAGCATAATTATGACTAGCACTCAATAAATCTGAGCTCGATACATCTCCAACGTGCAAAACACTAATCATATGAAAACACTTGCATCTAGATGACGGAGTCTGTAGCATTGCTTTAAGCAAATTTCTTATATTcaagtgataaaaaaaaaatcataaatcctaTACACAACAAAAGTGAATCATCCACTAGCGTAAAGATCACTTGGTAATTAATACTTAGTAAATCATGCAACAAAAAATACAGGGACAGCTTTGCTATCTTGTTTAACTAGAAAAATccatgaaaattttaaattaaagtacaATAAACTGTGGAGGTTAGATATAGTATTGTTAAACATACTGGTAAATTTTCTAACCAGTATACATCTTTTCTTACTAAATTTGACCTAG contains:
- the LOC112742072 gene encoding uncharacterized protein isoform X2, translated to MSFPNQAFWMAKDPGSLNDGDMTCDESSRIESKRSHQWFMDGPEVDVFPNKKQAVVPPNNLLSGMLNSNLSSWGNSSSFQSLTDDFTAQLFDPDTATTNHGDANISSLSMDNKSGGERKDSMNPFGSGSSFGLSMSCTLDDPRLAFNYDGIRKIKVNEVKESHSVMSVPENNPYDKGVSSTVLNPQAYSADDNSISTNLAYTKGDANIISMDDPYSRTDNNLMSVVQSHNKGGDGLSIHQTYKDICNTISMDQGFSKVDSSMTSIAQAYKANDNSMLRDYLFDKVENGTISAGHPYGMGGNNMPFVSHSYNSGESTIISFGGCDDDDPTHSGLFISNYDMLTGQALPQKLEAVNEKEFVRSNSNLLLNTAQTSASETESVSKTKEEIKMSKKATSNNFPSNVRSLLSTGMLDGVSVKYKAWSREELRGVINGAGYLCSCQSCNFSKVINAYEFERHAGCKTKHPNNHIYFESGKTIYGVVQELRSTPQNMLFDVLQTVTGSAINQKSFRIWKESFLAAARELQRICGKGEVK
- the LOC112742093 gene encoding WAT1-related protein At2g37460 isoform X2 — its product is MESRSNWYERSKPFIAVTFLQFGFAGMDVLSKAAMNKGMSNYVLVVYRHLVAFFAIAPFALFLDKKVRPKLTFSIFIKIVALSILEPVIDQNLYFLGMKYTTATFAAAMTNMLPAITFFMACILRLEKIKIKSIRSIAKVVGTLATVSGAMVMTLLKGPIIELFGRHGGSNHNLHHDADENTQHAIKGFIMITIGCFSWACFVILQTITLEAYPAELSLTAWICILGAAEGAAVAMIMERANPSVWYLKWDMKLLAVVYSGIVCSGLAYYMQGLVLKTRGPVFVTAFNPLCMVIVAIMGSLILAEKLFLGRLIGAIVIVLGLYLVVWGKSKDYKPPSNEPVLPAKQVTEEANTKKEHCNHHHIAISNLRAGITTLEEQA
- the LOC112742072 gene encoding uncharacterized protein isoform X1, with protein sequence MSFPNQAFWMAKDPGSLNDGDMTCDESSRIESKRSHQWFMDGPEVDVFPNKKQAVVPPNNLLSGMLNSNLSSWGNSSSFQSLTDDFTAQLFDPDTATTNHGDANISSLSMDNKSGGERKDSMNPFGSGSSFGLSMSCTLDDPRLAFNYDGIRKIKVNEVKESHSVMSVPENNPYDKGVSSTVLNPQAYSADDNSISTNLAYTKGDANIISMDDPYSRTDNNLMSVVQSHNKGGDGLSIHQTYKDICNTISMDQGFSKVDSSMTSIAQAYKANDNSMLRDYLFDKVENGTISAGHPYGMGGNNMPFVSHSYNSGESTIISFGGCDDDDPTHSGLFISNYDMLTGQALPQKLEAVNEKEFVRSNSNLLLNTAQTSASETESVSKTKEEIKMSKKATSNNFPSNVRSLLSTGMLDGVSVKYKAWSREKELRGVINGAGYLCSCQSCNFSKVINAYEFERHAGCKTKHPNNHIYFESGKTIYGVVQELRSTPQNMLFDVLQTVTGSAINQKSFRIWKESFLAAARELQRICGKGEVK
- the LOC112742093 gene encoding WAT1-related protein At2g37460 isoform X1: MYVVISSLYCYCCCGAAELLLFIMESRSNWYERSKPFIAVTFLQFGFAGMDVLSKAAMNKGMSNYVLVVYRHLVAFFAIAPFALFLDKKVRPKLTFSIFIKIVALSILEPVIDQNLYFLGMKYTTATFAAAMTNMLPAITFFMACILRLEKIKIKSIRSIAKVVGTLATVSGAMVMTLLKGPIIELFGRHGGSNHNLHHDADENTQHAIKGFIMITIGCFSWACFVILQTITLEAYPAELSLTAWICILGAAEGAAVAMIMERANPSVWYLKWDMKLLAVVYSGIVCSGLAYYMQGLVLKTRGPVFVTAFNPLCMVIVAIMGSLILAEKLFLGRLIGAIVIVLGLYLVVWGKSKDYKPPSNEPVLPAKQVTEEANTKKEHCNHHHIAISNLRAGITTLEEQA
- the LOC112742072 gene encoding uncharacterized protein isoform X3, coding for MAKDPGSLNDGDMTCDESSRIESKRSHQWFMDGPEVDVFPNKKQAVVPPNNLLSGMLNSNLSSWGNSSSFQSLTDDFTAQLFDPDTATTNHGDANISSLSMDNKSGGERKDSMNPFGSGSSFGLSMSCTLDDPRLAFNYDGIRKIKVNEVKESHSVMSVPENNPYDKGVSSTVLNPQAYSADDNSISTNLAYTKGDANIISMDDPYSRTDNNLMSVVQSHNKGGDGLSIHQTYKDICNTISMDQGFSKVDSSMTSIAQAYKANDNSMLRDYLFDKVENGTISAGHPYGMGGNNMPFVSHSYNSGESTIISFGGCDDDDPTHSGLFISNYDMLTGQALPQKLEAVNEKEFVRSNSNLLLNTAQTSASETESVSKTKEEIKMSKKATSNNFPSNVRSLLSTGMLDGVSVKYKAWSREKELRGVINGAGYLCSCQSCNFSKVINAYEFERHAGCKTKHPNNHIYFESGKTIYGVVQELRSTPQNMLFDVLQTVTGSAINQKSFRIWKESFLAAARELQRICGKGEVK